One window from the genome of Cuculus canorus isolate bCucCan1 chromosome 12, bCucCan1.pri, whole genome shotgun sequence encodes:
- the WDR93 gene encoding WD repeat-containing protein 93, translating into MAVYIRKLSLKIPPPSEKDWLREDEDNFFLQDPDRKQDALPQPFRMVNKLVMLVFENAMEIIERKEMLREAEKLKVQPTKCFPTAEFQVTGRANCLAVSGKYVFVGLSVGLAAFNVSDCKEVGAWDEVKTEICAIHASDLGNERHVLLAVDEMGLVWLFCFHKESFLLIKILNEVEDISKRSTCVEVVLSQGGDYAGVLLQDSTKTWLEIYQLPKDSWLKEMEKSLGASAELAYRERTSSWTSVNSLDLREDGSAAIVTRLNKSPELLQGISKESTVSVNKGDAKLSLPVLLLKVKPPKPVTGSSFKSPLDALKKVNDGSMLGLGFNHLIKDSQWEQQEAIFRSTYWEYLEAESERQSKEEIPRHATFHFLLPSPILQVGPEVKVQPDVPAGISVHWDGSHNLCLYLLNCPLKEKVDSDPKPDIVWPCAAPIACSAVSSCSRYVALACEDATITIWDKHLGYPLSVTAILEERVICSIHFLQSSAAASSETPRSGTDPAFPIVQLLVLCTDSSFYLVKAPTAGKSSITLLADRPEDPNLAVSAAVPVLAFPSAALFFSWDGTVSLMNTATSQIVYCFCVPPSHAVACPWQPVFVVDSVNWCLLLRGDEQQQADALAQSTAGCSTVFLFDFRSYPLKEAFPKEPDLPFKSLQNLTLAERCNIFLCDRQQSLLGLEEQLPEYWSQLQAQAAAMDKERQKVKGQKKP; encoded by the exons ATGGCTGTGTATATCCGGAAGCTTTCCTTGAAGATTCCTCCACCATCTGAAAAAGACTGGCTAAGGGAAGATGAGGacaatttctttctgcaggatCCCGATCGAAAGCAGGATGCGTTGCCTCAGCCCTTCAGGATGGTCAACAAACTGGTGATGCTGGTTTTCGAGAATGCTATGGAAATCattgaaagaaaggagatgctccgagaagcagaaaaactgaaggTCCAGCCCACAAAATGCTTCCCTACAGCTGAATTTCAG GTAACAGGAAGAGCCAATTGTCTTGCAGTGTCTGGAAAATACGTCTTTGTTGGTCTGTCTGTGGGTCTGGCTGCCTTCAATGTGTCTGACTGTAAGGAGGTCGGTGCTTGGGATGAAGTCAAGACAGAGATTTGTGCCATCCATGCATCAGATTTGGGGAATGAGCGCCATGTCCTGCTTGCTGTGGATGAAATGG GGCTTGTCTGGCTCTTCTGCTTTCACAAGGAAAGCTTTCTACTCATTAAAATCCTAAATGAAGTG GAGGATATCAGCAAGCGAAGTACTTGCGTGGAGGTAGTTCTctcccagggaggtgattacGCCGGTGTCCTGCTGCAAG ACAGCACAAAAACTTGGCTGGAGATCTACCAATTGCCTAAGGATTCCTGGCtgaaggagatggaaaagagCTTGGGAgcctcagcagagctggcttACAGGGAGAGGACATCAAGCTGGACATCTGTG AACAGTCTGGACCTGCGTGAAGATGGTTCTGCAGCGATTGTAACTCGCCTCAACAAAAGTCCTGAGCTGTTACAGGGAATTTCAAAA gAGTCTACTGTATCTGTGAACAAAGGTGATGCCAAGCTGAgtctcccagtgctgctgctgaaagtgAAGCCACCCAAACCCGTTACAG GCAGTAGTTTTAAAAGCCCTTTGGATGCCTTGAAGAAAGTAAATGATGGCAGTATGCTTGGCTTGGGGTTCAATCACCTAATCAAGGACTcccagtgggagcagcaggaagcAATCTTTCGGAGCACTTATTGGGAGTATCTGGAGGCTGAGAGTGAGAGACAGAGCAAGGAGGAAATCCCCAG acatgctacttttcattttctcctgcctAGCCCGATACTACAGGTGGGACCTGAAGTGAAAGTACAGCCAG ATGTTCCAGCTGGCATCAGTGTGCACTGGGATGGAAGCCACAATCTCTGCTTGTACTTACTTAACTGTCCGCTCAAAGAGAAAGTGG ACTCTGATCCAAAACCTGATATTGTGTGGCCATGTGCAGCTCCAATTGCATGCTCGGCTGTCAGTTCCTGCTCCAGATACGTAGCACTGGCATGTGAAGATGCAACAATAACCATTTGGGATAAACATCTAG gATACCCACTGTCTGTGACTGCGATTCTAGAGGAACGTGTCATCTGTAGTATCCACTTCCTGCAGAGTTCTGCAGCTGCAAGCAGTGAGACACCTCGTTCTGGTACAGACCCTGCCTTTCCCATCGTGCAGCTTTTAGTGCTCTGTACAGACAGCTCTTTCTATTTGGTGAAAGCACCCACGGCCGGGAAGTCCAGCATCACCCTCCTTGCAGACAG GCCTGAAGATCCAAATCTTGCTGTCAGTGCGGCGGTGCCTGTCCTGGCATTCCCCAGTGCA GCCCTCTTCTTCTCCTGGGATGGCACAGTGTCCCTGATGAACACTGCCACATCACAGATTGTTTACTGCTTCTGTGTTCCACCTTCTCATGCGGTAGCATGCCCTTGGCAGCCAGTGTTCGTAGTGGATAGCGTGAATTGGTGCTTACTGCTTCGAG gagatgagcagcagcaggcagatgCGTTagcacagagcacagctggTTGCAGCACCGTCTTCCTTTTTGACTTCCGCTCCTACCCACTGAAGGAAGCTTTCCCAAAGGAACCAGATTTACCTTTCAAATCCTTGCAGAACCTTACATTGGCTGAGAGATGTAACATTTTCTTATGTGATAG GCAGCAGAGTCTGCTGGGACTTGAGGAGCAGTTGCCTGAGTACTGGAGTCAGCTGCAGGCACAAGCAGCTGCCATGGACAAGGAGAGACAGAAGGTGAAGGGACAGAAGAAGCCCTAG
- the PEX11A gene encoding peroxisomal membrane protein 11A isoform X1: MVEESSRKASGYTQPWFCPSRCKTLHRCRNHSRCRRTKDHAVSTLVRVTQYTCMLLSYLMEHNADKKKLVVKLRQLESNMSSSRKMFRLGNVVHALVAARKTTQMPDVVPRFCLTASNLTRALYFVCDAALWLKSVGLQPDIDKPKWQNWATKFYYVSILMNLARDWYEISWRLEQAVQEVETKANSSWDNHHQELNRVKHDGLHGFLLLLFQILKRHPPLLLDLVKNLCDLSGPLDTLGIYKTNPGVIGFCGILSSLVGILTLASPHLKLQQ; encoded by the exons ATGGTGGAGGAATCTTCAAGGAAAGCTTCCGGATATACACAGCCATGGTTCTGCCCTTCCAGGTGCAAAACACTCCACAGATGCAGGAATCACAGCAGATGCAGAAGAACGAAGGATCATGCGGTATCGACACTTGTAAG AGTCACTCAGTACACATGCATGTTGCTTAGCTATTTAATGGAGCATAATGCTGATAAAAAGAAGCTGGTAGTGAAACTCAGGCAGTTGGAATCTAACATGAGCTCTAGCCGGAAAA TGTTCAGACTGGGCAACGTGGTACATGCCTTGGTAGCAGCCAGGAAAACTACACAGATGCCAGATGTGGTGCCTCGCTTCTGCCTTACAGCCTCCAACCTGACCCGTGCCCTCTACTTCGTCTGCGATGCAGCCCTGTGGCTGAAGAGCGTTGGGCTCCAACCTGACATTGATAAGCCAAAGTGGCAGAATTGGGCTACCAAGTTTTACTACGTTTCAATCCTGATGAATCTAGCCAGGGACTGGTATGAGATCTCCTGGAGGCTGGAACAGGCTGTACAGGAAGTAGAGACAAAGGCGAATTCATCCTGGGACAACCACCATCAGGAACTGAATCGTGTGAAACATGATGGTTTGCACGGGtttcttctcctgctgtttCAGATACTGAAAAGACATCCTCCTTTGCTGCTAGACTTGGTGAAGAATCTCTGTGATCTCTCAGGTCCTTTGGACACGCTAGGGATCTACAAGACCAACCCAGGAGTGATTGGTTTCTGTGGCATTCTCTCCTCCCTGGTGGGGATCCTCACACTAGCAAGCCCACATCTGAAGCTGCAACAGTGA
- the PEX11A gene encoding peroxisomal membrane protein 11A isoform X2: MEGFVDFTNRSQGRDQLCRVTQYTCMLLSYLMEHNADKKKLVVKLRQLESNMSSSRKMFRLGNVVHALVAARKTTQMPDVVPRFCLTASNLTRALYFVCDAALWLKSVGLQPDIDKPKWQNWATKFYYVSILMNLARDWYEISWRLEQAVQEVETKANSSWDNHHQELNRVKHDGLHGFLLLLFQILKRHPPLLLDLVKNLCDLSGPLDTLGIYKTNPGVIGFCGILSSLVGILTLASPHLKLQQ; encoded by the exons ATGGAGGGCTTCGTGGACTTCACCAACCGCAGCCAGGGCCGCGACCAGCTATGCCG AGTCACTCAGTACACATGCATGTTGCTTAGCTATTTAATGGAGCATAATGCTGATAAAAAGAAGCTGGTAGTGAAACTCAGGCAGTTGGAATCTAACATGAGCTCTAGCCGGAAAA TGTTCAGACTGGGCAACGTGGTACATGCCTTGGTAGCAGCCAGGAAAACTACACAGATGCCAGATGTGGTGCCTCGCTTCTGCCTTACAGCCTCCAACCTGACCCGTGCCCTCTACTTCGTCTGCGATGCAGCCCTGTGGCTGAAGAGCGTTGGGCTCCAACCTGACATTGATAAGCCAAAGTGGCAGAATTGGGCTACCAAGTTTTACTACGTTTCAATCCTGATGAATCTAGCCAGGGACTGGTATGAGATCTCCTGGAGGCTGGAACAGGCTGTACAGGAAGTAGAGACAAAGGCGAATTCATCCTGGGACAACCACCATCAGGAACTGAATCGTGTGAAACATGATGGTTTGCACGGGtttcttctcctgctgtttCAGATACTGAAAAGACATCCTCCTTTGCTGCTAGACTTGGTGAAGAATCTCTGTGATCTCTCAGGTCCTTTGGACACGCTAGGGATCTACAAGACCAACCCAGGAGTGATTGGTTTCTGTGGCATTCTCTCCTCCCTGGTGGGGATCCTCACACTAGCAAGCCCACATCTGAAGCTGCAACAGTGA